Within Rhipicephalus microplus isolate Deutch F79 chromosome 9, USDA_Rmic, whole genome shotgun sequence, the genomic segment ccgttcgtcacctacgcgtataatactgccgtacaagctactactgggttttcgccatactttcttctgtacgaacgagaaccttcaaatacagtagacactattcttccatataaaccttatgagtccgaaagtacaacactgtccgaagctgcccgatatgccgaagaatgccgccagcttgcccgctctttttctaccgaggaccagtggcagcagcaatcccgccagactggggaccgttcggctccaaactttccacctggttcattggtatggattcgggcacctgctaccgcgcctggccgctccgcaaaacttcttcccaaatacatcggcccataccgcgttgtagagcaagcgtcactcgtcaactatatcgtggagcccatcatcccatccacagacctacgctaccgcggccgcgacactgtccacgtctctcgtctcaagccatattacgacccaaTAGTcatttcttctccctaatccgccaggatggcatctttttgtgcggagggcgatagtagtgaagaggagcttcagcggcatttctcggcgcatcaggggcatcgccatcgccatcagcataagctcgtgcttgcagcgcttggccggacgctgctgactgctacgctttctgcgttctgcgctgcaaataaactccgttacaatatatatatatatatatatatatatatatatatatatatatatataattaagagCTGCATATGTTTACATGGCTTCTTGCCTGATATGCTACTCCAGGTGCTGGGTAATGGTAGGGCTGGATACACGAATAAACGCATGACACATAGAGCCACACAGAAGTATTCTTCACTATTTACGATGTTTCATTCAGGTGTGGTACGCAAAAAGACGAAATAAGGACTGGGAGATTAGCGAGCTTTCAGATGGGCTGGCTACACTGTGTTGAGGATTGGGGATAAAAGAATATGAAAAGGAtatgctaaaaaaagaaatattaaaTGGAGAAAAGTGAAGGCAGCTTCGagtagtggtgccaagcctgcaCAAAGCGTGAAACTGGGCAGCATTCTTTGGTTGTTCGTTTTTCCTTCAATCTATGCCGCGAGCGCATTTTGGCCAAgaaccttttttctttctcttaggacttctctttctttcgtcttcttcttttgtttttcagtttttgtgtatttatttgttttatcTAACCATATGTTTTTTCTCTATTTTATAGGCGGTTTCACCTTCTTTACGCCAAGCTACGACAGCATACGACTGCCCGGGCCAGTAAAGTGCTCCACTTTTTAAAATAGAGCAACATtgctaaaaaaagtcacagctttgccgcaaaggtgaagaaACGAACGCTATCGCAAcagattggaaggtcacgcgtagAATGGCAAACAGATCAATACGTGCttcacgtttctcacgcacaaataacgcacgaaacctACTCAAAGATACAAATCAACGAGAATAAgcttctcagttgttacttcgctgtgtctgaaaagcacggtCTTTTCGCAAGCGGAtattgtgcaacgattgcagtgacctttgagtGCCCGGTAACTACCACAGGATGGTTCCGGAGAAATCCCTAGGTCAACCAAGACGTATTATTCTCCCGACCACGAAATGagggcgcgcgagtgagcgtccgCCCCCTCCTATccgccgggcaaagtacgcgtgagagatgagagagCACGCCGCCTcttcgtgacgatgtggcgacgcgcgctcattgcgccgttttgctggtaatgctgaaaacgcgatagtgtcccccccccccccccctgtgatgCGCGTCACCAGCGGTatgtggtagatataaattgcTTTTCGTTTGTGCTTCGAGGGAGGTGCTTCTCTGTAGCTCAGTGGTGAACGTCTCGCACTCACGTCTGAAAGGTCCCAAGTTAGATTCCGCGCGCCAGAGTTTCtttatgtattttttttctttcttgcgttttcatatgtaCGGGTACGTTTACAtttacggtgagtgacggcgacgcccgcgtcgacgccgacgacggcggcaaaatccagctgagagtgtccatacaattgctatcgcaatctCTACTACCAGCTGTCCGCAAGAAACAGGACAATGCTGCCACATCCTCGGGAGTCTGCTATTGTGACGCAGCAACGCAAATCCAAACGATGATATCCCGATTCTCATTGTGGTTACAGCAAGGCGGGTCAAGCCACTCCttttaggtgggggggggggtcgcctAAAGTAACGCTAAAGAAAAGGGGGTACGTGTTCATTACGTTTTGCTTTTTACTGAAACAAGAACTCTATCACAGCATAAATAATGTTAATGTCTGCTGAAAGGGATCCCTCTCATTTGTCCTAATTTGGGATAGCAGGTGGACGGCAAGCACGGAATAAGGGGGTTGGGGTGCTGACAGGCTCTGGACGGGAGGGGGGCGATCGATCCTACCACCGCACCCCCTGGTTACGCCACTGGGTTACTAGCACCGATGTGTGGTGGAAGAACATTCCAAACACTATAGGAACACTGTCTTCGGTAAGTGTGTCTGCTTCTGTTGAATTGTTCATTACTTGGCTCAGTTCATGCTACGAGACGGAGACAAGCGAGCTGATGTTAAAgcgacactaaagagcaaaacaatttttcaagTAATATAAAGTAAAATTTCGCTATCCCGAAAGCACTGCTCTTGCCACGACATGGCGCTCGGTAAACGTGAAAACGCGccaaaagaaaatgcgggtggagacACCACCTTGAGGTTCGCgtaccaaacaccgtgacgtcatcaATTTCGAAGCCGTCTCTACGTACCTTCtgctgggtcctacgtagctgcTGAGTCCTACGTAGACATTCTTATATATGACACCAGAAAGCATCCGTGGGATTGGGTACGAAGCCGAATAACGACAAAGAATTTAAATGGACTTATATGTTCACATTTGGACAATAAAGTACCACGTGTCTCGCGATTGGACTTCGAAGGCAGACCCATTTAGGCAGGTGGAAAAACAGCGCGAAAATCCTCCGCTTATAACACCACTCCGTTACCGCGTCCGTCTATAGGTGTACCGGTTTGTGCGTTGTCGACACGCGATATTTACAACTTCCAAGTATTTGCCCAGACACTCACCTGAAAATGTTCTCCGTTGTTGTATAAACATCTGAGCGAAATGCCGAAGGCATCTGCAGCATTCACTTTCCTGCTACGGTAAACGTTTCGATCAACCGATTGCCCCGCGTTGTTCAGTGTCCTGATGGTGTCGTTGTCAATCTCAATTGCGGCGAACCGATTTGGCGCAGCAGTACACTGCAGCCCGAACCTGAAATAtgggaataagaaaaaaaatgaagtttcgCTGATTTCATTCATTCTGGGGGTCATCGTCAGACAAAGTGGCCTACACTGAgttttttaaagggacactagagAAACAATGACTCGAAGAAGCATTAGGGACGCAACCCAAATAGACTAAAACAAGAAAGGCGACAGGATAGGGCGTCAATCGCCCTATCAATGACATCCTATTCCGGAGCTTTTCTAATTTTCGTCTATGTGGATTGCGTCCTTGATATTACTtcagaatgaaccaactagcccaacaacacgtTCCAGTAAACGGTGACTTGGTTTCTGATTAAAGAAATGCGTGCTGGGATCTCGGGCTAATACGATCATATGATCGTTTTTTTCCGCTCCTACATTACCTTGCTGCTTATTTATTTGTTCAAGTTCAACATAGTTGCCTTATTCCACAACCTGCTTCGTAAGAACATCCCACTTCTATTCATGCCACATTATTTTTTGCACAATAATACCGTGACAAGATTTGCAGCCAATAATATTTTTACTCATAGTTCGTAGTGATTGCTGCAAAAAACATTTGCGTTGACTACAATTTCACTCTGTAATTATTTGCATGCAGCAAAACTCGCGTTTCCATTGCCATGTTCAAAAATCACCTTAAGCATCACTACTGGCATTCATGTGTCTAAGCTCTTGTGAAATCGTTTTTGTTTACTTGTACCTATGTTGTTTTTCTTGCTGTGCTTTTTTCATGTTCCACTGATGTGGTAGTAAACGTTTCATCATATGTGGTTTGATCTTGCCAAACGTTCCCTTCACTGGCTTTGTTATTTAATACCTTCTATATTTGTAGAATCAACCGAGGGTCCCGCTACAGTGTTCAGGGGCGATGCTCCTTCGGGTGTGGGTCGTACCTTcggtagtagccacttctagttagttttaagaaTTGCTCACTGGATGgctttgtgtgtatatgtctttAAAAATCATATCACTAGATGACGTCAGTGATTTTCGTTTAGTTGACTATGAAAGGGGTTAGGCGGCGCTGTTATTATAAaatattcacagcatatccacggaatgattgatgatgagtgggtgaagcgtccatccgtccgtctgtctgtccgtctgttcatccgtctgtccatcgtGAATGGGAGACAAGAAGACGTGCTTCCGCAAAGAAATGGGTGCCAGTAGGCGTCCACCTCAGAGTAAAAGGACGTGATTGGCAGTGAGTGCAGCTCGCTGACCTGGAAACTGACACATGCTGACAGGCGGTCTTCTTCCGAGGCCACTCTTGGTCGCAGCACGACTTGTGTTGAGTGCACTACAAATATGCAGCCTGGTGAGCTCGCAAGTAGTCGAGCAGGACAATAAATGTGGAAGGGAAAGCGTGGAGTGTTTGTTCAACGTACAGCTCCACCTTGGCGAAGGTTGGAGCTGCAGTGGTATCCTGGCGACCGGGTCCCATGGCAGTGCATCTACGGTAGACAACTGCTTCCCAGGCACATATTTGGCAGTGAGTTGGTGCTGCAGGAGGTAGACGTGTAAGCGCTGGATCTGGGGTAGCATGAGGTCGAGGACCGCGGTTCCAAGAGGCTTGACCAATGGCTTAAGGCCGGTCTCCAGGgtgaaacgaaagccctacagaAATTCGTCGAACCAGTTAATGGCCCATGTGCAGCCAGTGTCTTTTTTTCGACCTGTCTGCACTCTCGTTCTGTTTCAGTCACTACGCGAGGCATATACAACTGGTCGGCCATCCCTTGATGGCTAGTCTTGGAGGAACACTAAACCCAGTTCGAAGAAACTGGCATTTGCAGAGACTATCTTCAGCAGTGCAGGAGTGTACCTTCTGAAGAAAATGTCCGAGAACATGTTTCCCTCATGAGAGTGGTGGCTGTCACCAATTAAAGCTATGCCAGCTAAGGAAAGTAGAGTTAAGTCACCGTGATTGGTCATCTTCCATCAATAGAGGTCCAAAACAAGAGGCAAGAAGGGGAGGATGAAGGCTTGCGATGAGAAATTCACAAACAGGTCGTGGGTGCCGCAGCCGATGTTTCGACAAGTGGGCTTGCCTTTTTCTAGGCCGCAATATATTTCTTCCTCGAATCACAAGCAAAGAAGAGGAGATGGCAGCTGTGAAAGTAAGCGAAGGGGTGGGGACAATGAGGAGCCGTTGCGGCGAATCGGGTGAGTCAGCAGAAAGAATGTATTCCCATTTGGAATGGCAGTGTTGACAAAACAGTATCCTGATACGGCGATGAAAGCTAGCACGAACAGAAAGAAAATGCACGATAGATTTATTTACTTACTTCCCTAAAATGTCCTTGAGTCTCATACCCAATACAATTACTTCGAGGCCTGAGAATCCTAACACATTACTGAGCTGATACAGGTGAACGAAACGTCCCATCTGCAAATATGTAAAAAAAGAACGCTCATGAAGAAGCAGACACTCAGTTCCCGTGGTGGCATATAAGAAGTATGTTTCGTTATTGAATACGAAGACCTTGGTTAGAGTGACTACAATAAGTACAACAAAACGAAGAGGTTATAGTTGTGAGTTTGAGCCGTTACACGTTTTCTAAGATTGCTTCAGTCGCAAAAGGCTTTTTATTTGGTGAAGCCATTCAGATGCAATATTTTGCTGCACCCTTTGTTTTCCGCGAATGAACGTGAGACGCCTATGAACGTAATCTTGGGTCTAAAGTGTACACATACAAGACTAAACGTGCAGTTAATATTACATGTGAGCAAGAACGCGTGTTGAGTTGTTTCTATAAATACTGCAAGCAAACTAGAATATATGCTGGATTATTTCAGTGGACACTGCAGCCAGTAACTATTTCCTAAATGCGATGAACTCGCAGAAGATTTTAGCATCAACTTTCTGAAGATAACGCGAAAGGTGGAACATTAAAAAAGGGGAACTTCGAACACTGTCTCAGAAGCAAAGTTATGAAAAAATAGTTATAATTTGATCGCGGGCAAGTTCCACACTCTGATATGATGAAATTGTTCCACCGCCTTTTTATTTAAATTATTTGATGCCGTTGTTAACTACCGAAACAAAGGGTGACAGTAGTTACATCAACCGAAATCCTAATGAAGCTTATCAAATATTTATTGCAATATTTTAAGCGGTGGTTTGCGACAGTTCCTCATGAGATCGCCGGCGAATATCAAAGAAGTTGCACAGTAAACCGAAATCGACAGGGCTCAAAATTTTTCGGGAATGCTTCAATACCAAAAGTGATGGTATCGCAGTAATCTATAGATTGAGTTGGAAAAAAAGTGCAAGATCGCACTCGTTATGACATTCTACGTTTCTTGGAGCACTGTGTTAAAGTTTGTAGCCTGGTTCGTGAAGGAGCCAGAAGGGCATATGCAGTCCGTGTAAAACGCAACCGATGTCAGCCACGTTGATGTAGCGATTGCGAAGCTCGGCTGCTGAAAACCACAAGTAGCGTGTTCGATCACGGTTGCGGCGGTTGGAATTTATCGGAGGTATagaatgctagaggcccgtgtatggTCTAATGGCAGTGCACGTTATAGGACGCCAGGGGATCTATATTTCCAAAGtgctccattacggcgtctctcatatcttGGTTCTCATTCGTAAAGCCTCATATATTATTGTCATTGAAACGTGGCTGATATAGCTTATGAATTTATCAGGAAATGTATTAAAGCAGAACGCTCCGAGCACCATGCTCCTCCTTGCCTGCATTTGGTTTAGGCAATCATCTTGGCGGAAATTCGGAGAAATTAATTACACAAATGGCCATTATTGTTATTGGTGCTATAGCCATATTTTTGTTCATAGCTACAGTAACATATAATCTTCCGAAATGATGAACCTTTCATTATATGTGAGTCGAGGTACAAAATTACTCGTTTAGTGATTCTGTCGCTTCTCGGGCTTTCTGGTATGCCAGAAGGGAGCCTTTGGGAACGAGGATTCACACCGAGTTCAACAAATCGGGAAGCCCCACCTCTGAGAGCCCGTTTTCCCGAATGAAGCACCGATTTCATATGGCAATGTAACAGATTCAGCCAGTTCCGCACCGTGAGAACCATCGTATAGCGGGCGTGTgagggtgcgagtgttcgtaaTTTAAAAGCGAGATCACGtgcatcatcattatcaccattATCGTCGTTTAATTCGCTTTATTAATTACAGAGAACCCAGGGGCGCAGCCAGAAAGTGGCACACGAGGCCCAAGCAACACCCCCTTCCCGCCCAATGTTTTTTTCGCCGAGGTATACAGAGTGACAAATGACCTTTGAGGGGGTGCCctaccttagaagtgtggcagcttgggctagttggtatggcatgacgatagttatagcgcgagaacaaaacgacgacacagagacaagaaggacacgaaagacacgagcgctttgTTAAATTATCATGCGCCGTCGCTGTCCTGGTTGTAGCACCCGTCCTCTTGTTCTTTTGCCGTCGTTCTGAGCTCGCGCAATAACAATTGTCAtgacgtaccaactagcccaaaccgccacgctCCTAGTAGGAGGTGTCGCAAGATCCTGTGGCAAGAGGAGGGAGTGAATAAATCAATAAAACAAAATCATAACGGTTATGGCAGATTATGATCACGATGACGGTGATATAAATGCCTGCTCTGGGCGTATTCTCGTTCTAAACGTACGTGCGAGATTGAAGGTAATGTGGTGTGTACTGACCGTGTAAATTATATGAAGGCCGTTGTATTTGAGGATGTCTTTCCGGAACTCCATATGCTGTTCGCTGAAGCGATCATTGGGCGAAAGAAGGGCCATGTCTTTGGGCAGTTGCCGTTCGGGTGACTGCCGCCGCCTAACAAATGAATCGAAGGTGGTACAGGGAAATTCGGTTTGGCGTGTCTGCGAGACCCAACGGCTGGCTGCAGAGTGAGAGATACGCAGGATTACGCCGTCGGCGTAATGCTTCACGTTGACGTCTCAATCGAAAGGGCTCGCAAAGCGAGTGATGCATGAGCAGCCTACGCTCTATATACACGAGTGGTTAGCGCGGCCGCGCTCGTTACGATAATATGACAGGGTAATAACGCACAGATCGACAATGACTGACGGGCAGCGGAGAGCTTAAATTCAAGGTTCTTTATCAGTACGCGACGATACAATTTGCTACTTCTTCATCATTAGTGGACCGGAGACGAGTAGCGAAGGGTGCCCGGTGCCCCAGCGGGTATAAAGTTGGTTTTGATAATCACTCTTTCTTCTTCTAATTCACCACATTTCGTTCGTGAAAAGCATCGTCATGCTCTCGTTCCGTTTGGGCCTTCGCTCTCTTTTCTGCCGCACTGCACGAAACGAATCAGTCGCATCTGTGAGTTCCGACTCCTCGGCAAGCTGCTCGTAGAGAACTGCGCCAGGGCTCAGAGTCGAAATTACGCCGATGTGGTATGGACTGCAGAAGCTAGAAATCAAAGTACTATACGTGCATTACTGAGCCttcagttttaaatgcgaagcacttcgagcatctatctatctatctatctatctatctatctatctatctatctatctatctatctatctatctatctatctatctatctatctatctatctatctatctatctatctatctatctatctatctatctatctatctatctatctatctatctatctatctatctatctgtctgtctgtctgtctgtctgtctgtctgtctgtctgtctgtctgtctgtctgtctgtatgtctgtctgtctatctatctatctatctatctatctatctatctatctatctatctatctatctatctatctatctatctatctatctatctatctatctatctatctatctatctatctatctatctatctatctatctatctatctatctatctatctatctatctatctatctatctatctatctggccgcgtACGTTAGGGTGCTCGCACGATCAgctccttaacttggggtaaatcGAAATTATTAGTACGGAAGGGAAAATGGTTTGACGACTGTGActgaataatgtcgcaatcccatcacgtacgtcgtcaaacattttttGCCAGTCGTATGTCACATACCTGCGAGCGGATATATGCCACATGCacgcgggtatttgccacaggcaTGGCCTAGAATAGGCTTTTTCGACCATGAAGCTTTCAATGCTCTTTAACTTAGATATATTCCACAATCGATGCTCTTCTTGGCGCCTTTTGATATATTACGTTCGAACACAAGTTGTGAGTGGCTGTAAACCAGCAAGGGCATTTTTCTAAGGAATGACAACATACGATATAGTTATTAGGAACTTCCTTGAAAAGGCTGGCGAGTGGAGGAGAGGGAGTGCAAGGCACCCTAGCTCCTGCGAAATACCTACCTCTGATCAAGAGATATTAAAATGGTGaatgaacgacactgctttgaaATACATGAGAGTAGGCGTGATGATAAACATGATTACAGGTAAGCCTGAAGATGACTATGTAAGGCCCAAAGGTGATAGTTTACACCCAGGAACAGCCAGAACAGACAtcggtaattttaacgcgtgaacgTTTAGAAAGTGTTTACATCTGCAACGTTGACCCGACAGAGGCAACAAATAAATGCCAGGGCCTCAGTGAGAATTGAACCCTAGTAAACTGCGTGGccgtcaagtattctaccacagagccacgccagatcTCGAAGCTACTTCCCAAATACAACCTATTGTTCGTAAAACGacgattgtggttgcagtgctgtctatCGAACTTTATATACATTACATATATACACCtgtaatacagccgtcacgtcgcattaacgtcaattgtggtaggGCGCCATCAGCGGCCAGGGGtataccatcctcgcgagcagcagtgcttcatatcagcttaccgcctCTGGTGTTGCTTATATCattgttgctgttggcattgttatGAATCTGTAAGCAACTGTTTATGTGAATTATATGCGGCTttttaacgtatgtctgtgcctGCCTTTGTACACatctttagcgccacttcgtaacgtttaggccaataaaaaaaacagtcacCTTCTGTCGATTATTTCTTTATTGCGCAAAGGCGCGAGCCCGTGCATGCACACACAGAAAAGAAGACGAAGAACAACGAGAACATTCGCCTTTTACTTTTTGACATGTGCAAGATATTCTCGTATCAGAACTCGATTTCTAATTACTCCTTTTACAAAAATAGGCTTGACCTTAACGGAGGAAAATAttttaagcttcggtgcctcaggcttgagttactgccacagggatgcctttgatgccgtgtgtaatttcattataaATACTCAACGAGTGCCATATTAACCTGTTATTTAAAATTGTTCATATCGTTAGGTTAAAACTTatgttttcaaaattattttcgTCAGGTTATTACGGCAGCCTGGTATACAGACTCAAAAGCACGTTACTTGTAGTTGAATTGAATATTTTTCGTATGTTTGCCATTTCATTTCTGtatttttggttttaaatttcataactaacctaaaataacatttaccagtctctacgttgcattcttgACCAATCtcccaaagtgggtacgtgcgtATATAAGCAAAGCAAAGCGTTCGCCAGGAACACTATGGTAATAATTAGTCTGTGCCGCAAATATATTCTTTAACTCTCAACTGGTGTGGTTTATTCTACACCTTTCACGCGCATGCTTTGCAAAACATTGCTTCCttaggtacgtaggatctgctgattttttattgttatacgCCTAACCTATATCCCGCGTTGCTGCAACAATATCGACTTGTACGCTGGTTTTATGGACTGCTCCGCCTCTCGACGTGACAAGAGATAAAGGCACTGATTACCTGCGTTTTCAAAACAATGCGTTCGCTTACGGCATCATATTGGTTAACACGAGACCAACGTAATACGGCCACGTCTGCCCACACTGCAGTGTGGCAGACAATCTGGCACACCGTATACTGCAGTGTGAATGAAACATCCCAACGCTACAAATTGTAGCAAGATGCGGACCCAAACCTCCTCAGTGAAATGTGCAAGTCTGCCATCTCTAAAACGAATTAAGTCGACCAGCGTCGACTAAGCCCATTTATAAGACTAAGATCCTCCCCCATTCACTAACTATATATCTTCTATgaacgttttttttctctctatctgtctgtccacttTCTAGATCgtcatgtgatttttttttttaattctagaACCACCGATGAAGGTCATCACACGAAACCGCACTTTATGGAACGTGAAGTATATTTTTATCGCATGTCCATCGCGTACGAAATGACGCGCAAAGCGGCAGTGACGGCAATTAGCGCCACCGGCGGCGCTAgcgcataggcggcttccacgGGTGACTGGTTCACCTTCTCGTCATCGCCAAAGGGCGGGAACGGGGGGCCGTCGAACACCGCGCAGAGGCCCGTCGTCGGCTCGCACTTTGTCTCCTTCGGACACATGCTGCACGTGTCACCCTGCCGGTAGATCGGGCTCCCGCGCACGTTGCCCGCCGGTCCAAAGTTGCACACGTAGGAGTGATCGTAGTCGTGTCCGTTGGGCATCAACATGGTCGAGTAGCCGCAACCCACGTACCTGGTCGCGGCCCACCACATCTGCGAGACGTTGGTGGTCGACTCGTCCGCGTCGTAAGAGCGCACCGCCGCCAACTTCACGAGCTGGTACTCCGCGAACCACTCCCGGATCACGGTGTTCCAGTAGGACACGTACCGGTGAGTGGTGTTGCGCAAGACGGCGACGCTCTGACCCGTCTCTttgaaacgcgtcgtgaagcggTTATACACTTCGTCGTGGAGGGGCCAGTTGGATGTGTTGATCAGGAAGGCCGAATGCAGGTAAGCCAGGGTGGCCAGTTCGTTGTCCCACTCCAACTTCAGCATGTTGGCGGCTGAGGGAAACGGCTTGCAGTTGCCGACTGCCACACTGCTGCGGTACGAGTTGAAGAGCTGCAAGAGGACGTCGTTGTAGAAGGACTGCCGCTGGTAGGTTGGAACCGCGGTGATGTTGTTTGCGTTCTTGCAGCCCGTGTGGTTTGGGCTTGCCTTATACTCCTTCAAGCAGTATATCTGTCCCTGAGCATGGGAGATAAGAGTGAACACAGCGCTCAGAACAAGCTC encodes:
- the LOC119164745 gene encoding scoloptoxin SSD976-like codes for the protein MSRTSPPPRRTFRVPTELVLSAVFTLISHAQGQIYCLKEYKASPNHTGCKNANNITAVPTYQRQSFYNDVLLQLFNSYRSSVAVGNCKPFPSAANMLKLEWDNELATLAYLHSAFLINTSNWPLHDEVYNRFTTRFKETGQSVAVLRNTTHRYVSYWNTVIREWFAEYQLVKLAAVRSYDADESTTNVSQMWWAATRYVGCGYSTMLMPNGHDYDHSYVCNFGPAGNVRGSPIYRQGDTCSMCPKETKCEPTTGLCAVFDGPPFPPFGDDEKVNQSPVEAAYALAPPVALIAVTAALRVISYAMDMR